The DNA segment ACACTTTTTGATATTATAGTAAGGTTGACGAATGGTATTTTGTgaatgctatttttattttttccgaaATTGCTCTATTTTTTCGAATTCTGTAATAGAGTGTGGGCGAAtagaacttattttttttttttttttcaagccagTATCTCCAGATACTTACTTTACTTTCcctatggtatatacatacatacatacacacacacacacatatatacatatatatacatatacatatacatatacgagtatataggATTCTTTGGCCGGGCGTCCTCAATACGTCAAAACTACTAACTTGAATTATTTTGTACCAAATAAGGGTTTGGAACAAAATAAACGTGGGGCTGGCCTATACTGTTGAACTGTTACATCAGctctataatgtttttttttttgtttttattatattcagtGATTGACCTACggaaggcaaaggaagggaaggtTAACCACATCCAACGTACGATACTTTTTAGCTGCAAAACTCAAGGGCTCAAGCCACTAGAATAAACAATAGTTTAAACTTTAATGGAATGCTGGGTTTACATTAtacttatcttccttccctcatctgtAAAAGGCTTATATCATTTCTCCCATACCCTTCCGTCAAAACCTATCTCtccccatgtatttttttttcagttacacCCAGGGGCGTCCATTGGGGGGtgctggggtggggggagttgcCTCCAAGACTCTGTTTGCCCCCCTCGAACTCTGTGTTTTGTCCTGTCAAATAGACTTGTTATTAATCCAATAGGATTTTGTCTATAGTATTGAGTGTtattcgccgccccccccccccccccccacacagaaaaaaaaagtccccAGCTAATTGTGCTCACTTCGCTCACCGACTCCCCTcttgccgccccccccccatccccaaagCAAAagttgaaatgacgcccctggttACACCTATAGTTATGCCTAAATACGGATAAGTAATTCCTTATATCTACGTTATTATATTTGCATCAGTGACAAATATGGATGTAACTTACTTGCCGAAGGTTCCTTacactgttttattatcattatagtaaaacATTGTATTCAAATATGTCAGTTTATATTTTCTCTacggtatattttatttttttttaatttgtgtgtgtttgtgttatgctcCACTTTAAAGTTAAGGTGTAGAGTAAACTCTTTTTGTGTAACAGGGAAAATGGTTTTGGGAGGTCGAAACGAAACACTAAAAATCATTGTACATATAATAGCTTCATGAAACTTCCCTTATACCTTATGCTGGGCCCACACTTATTGCTCACATGTAATTCCTATTTTACATAGTATACACAATTGACAGATGAAAAATGATCTTCCTCTAGCATGCTTTTTAGCGGAATTTTACATACGGAACCTCCCATGTTAAAATATATTGGAGAATAAATACATGTGATTGGTGTCAATCATAAAAGACAGCTGGGTTTGTTCTGTTAACGATGTTAGATTCttgcctttcaccctccccccccccccaaaaaaaaaaagtctttaatcaCTTACTAGAAGTTCTAGTGTATGTAAAATACCCTTGGTGTCGAGCCTACTAtaacttccctcccctcactgtaCAATTTAACCTCGACAATAGTTTCCTTTTTAATCTTAATAATTATCTTATCTACAGTATGCCGTCAATATAACCAAAAattatctctatttctgttcTTACCAGTTAGCAATCATTACCTCATTAGCAATATTGCCATTAACATCACCGTCATTTCAGCAATTTCCATTATAGCGAATACTGTCTttttataccatcattatcataaccactgTCAGTTACAAATGATCACCAGTTCTCGCCAAAAGGGTTTCAGTCGCGAAACGTGTTCTGAACAGGCTCTGGGGGTCGTTGCCCTCGGGTTGGTAAACAAAGCGACCAAAACAACAGTTCAACAATCGCCGACTTTGCGTTTGGGTGTTGCAATGTAGGTTGCCTTGGTTCATTTCTGTTGCTTGTGTTATTGTTGAGTATATTGTTGAGTGTATACTCTGTATGTGCTTCTGTTTTCTGTACTGAAGTTGCTAATTTCTTAGCAGTAGCCTGGGAGGTTATGGTgtcacatatgtccatatattatgaatatatgggTTGCTAGATGCTCATTAGTTCgtgatatatacacaatatttttcCAGCCTGGAAAGTAACAGATATATTCGCCCTTACGCTTCACACTCGGAAATTTGCTTATGGTTATGGGAAACCATACAAAAGAAGTGCTGCAGTATACAGACTGGTCTTGGGAGAATGGGCGAGGAAAATTTGGAAAAAGATGCAGCCGCAATGTATACTTACTGTACTTGATTGCTAGTACATTGCTTCACTTTAGTTAAAACTGTTTAATTCACAAATTGCAGAGgaaattatttgatattataGTAATTTTTTATTAATACCTTGCATAACCACTTGCGATGATTTCGATAttaatggattcctctcactctcccctatcCAAAGATACTGAAACTATGCTTCAGATTTTTGTGGGTATTGGGAGGTTTGCGTGACTTAATCTTTATATATTTGGATAGTAGGCAATGAGAGGAATCCATCTATACAAATTTTTTTCAATCGGTTGTGTGAAGGTATTCCAAAAAATATACCAGGGTATTGCAGGTCCATGGAATTGAAATGGCTTTTGTGTCTTCTATGTTCTAGCTGAGGTCAAACATACACAACTTACATTCTGGCAGTAAAGAGTATGGTCTTGTCCCTCAGTTGTATCACCGCGAGTTATATTGGAGATTCCAAAATCACTTGATTATTGGTTGGCCGGATGAGATATAATGTGGTAAATAACTGGTTGTTATTATATtagatatctttatttattgtttgtgttatttagCAGAAGTGATCCAAAAATAAAGACCTTTCCAGATATTAAATTGGTTTTATGGGTTTGATGATTGCCAAGAGGGAAGTATGTTGTAAAGCATATTCTTGTGTTAATATGCATTAGTTTAGAAGGATGAATTTTGTATAGGAACAGTATCTAATGCTTCCAGAACCAATAAATGTAAAGGAACATCCACATAACATATTTGTGCTCTAAATTTTTTAACTCTTTGTAACTGCTGTTCTTCGTATTATTAAGGCACACATAGTACAGATTTCAACTGTCCATTGGTTAATCCATTGGTTAATGCATCAAAAAATTATGATGGTGTTCACCACCAcactggagttttttttttattgaaaagcaCAACACTTTCCAGTCAGGAATATTTCCTTAAGAAAATCAGTAAAACATGGAACATGAATGACAATATGTAATCTTGTCACCTGATAAGATGAAATGTATGTAGGATAATTGTAAGTCCAGGTTTTATTCCTCTATTCATATGAATTTTTATTACTGATACAGAGGATTGAGGCAAAGAGAATTGAGATGTCCAGCCAGCTCGCACATCTGTCCCTTGTTGCTCAGACAAATGCAAAGCATACAGCATCTGTGATATTTATGCATGGATCAGGTgagttatatttttttgtcatcagTTTGagctaaatatagatatttatcacaaaaagaaatatgaaaaaattcTAATAACTAATAGGTTTTATATTTCTGTCAGTATTTCAAGATACTGTTGTCCAGCAATATTGATTGTTTTATAAAATAAGGTTTTTGGGTCATGCTCATGACATTTTATATTCATACCAGTATCTTCCATTTTGTTCAACATGCTGAACAGGAGGAACAGGGTCGATGGTCAAAGAGAGTATGAAGATATTGTTTGGGAGAAaacttctccttcccccacatTCGTATTCTGTATCCCACAGCTCCAGAACGTGCCTATACACCATCCTTTGGAATGCGCCAGCATGTATGGTTTAACAGGTATTTATTCTGAGATAGGAGGTTGATATACTACTGGATATCGTACTGAGAAAAAGATTTATCTTTTGcttgatatacacatattcatttaatCTCTGAATATATAAGTAGGTCTTTAAGGGTGAATGCTGGTTATTTATCATTAATCAAGACACTGAAATCCCCTTTTAAATGTAATGTACTGGTTTTAATAGATTGTTTCAGATATATTCATTGTCTAGAAGTTATACACTTCATGCTGAaatagatgagaaggagaaagaactttTGTGTTGGATGAGCATAATGAATAATGgatgatattcatattatttacatattatttcttTCAGACATGATGTGGAAATCAGTGCACCAGAGGACCTATCAACTGTTGAACCCATGGCAGAAGAAATCAACAAGCTGATTGATCAAGAAGTCAGACTTGGAGTCGACGTTAAACGAATAGTATTAGGCACGTTCTGTTATTTCATTCTATGGGACTCAAGTTTTCTTTctgatatcaaaaaaaaaaatgtataactttTCATTAGTTGGTACTTTGTGTAAATTCTCTCTTTGATATTTAATTtagtacatttttaaaaatctataatTAATTTctaggtcttc comes from the Penaeus chinensis breed Huanghai No. 1 chromosome 32, ASM1920278v2, whole genome shotgun sequence genome and includes:
- the LOC125042646 gene encoding LOW QUALITY PROTEIN: lysophospholipase-like protein 1 (The sequence of the model RefSeq protein was modified relative to this genomic sequence to represent the inferred CDS: deleted 1 base in 1 codon), yielding MRYNVRIEAKRIEMSSQLAHLSLVAQTNAKHTASVIFMHGSGGTGSMVKESMKILFGRNFSFPHIRILYPTAPERAYTPSFGMRQHVWFNRHDVEISAPEDLSTVEPMAEEINKLIDQEVRLGVDVKRIVLGGFSMGGSMALQMGYRFRPEVGGVFSLSSFLNRGSKVYEGLKTSQDTNYPPLFMCHGERDDVVPYEWGDETFRDLRELQIKGEFHTFPRMFHTLCRKELEMLHQWLLQILPEV